One window of bacterium genomic DNA carries:
- a CDS encoding biotin/lipoyl-containing protein — protein sequence MSYVATIGERDVTITVEELGGANYKVAIDGVEHVVDAHQVAGQLWSVLYGGASFVVDVTQLPTEEYEVLIHGDCHKFTLMNEQRRAMIRAGGKGSAGKAMLTSPMPGKVVKLLVKEGQEVEAGQGVIVVEAMKMENELKSALAGKVKEIFVQEGEVVESGAKLLLVE from the coding sequence ATGAGCTACGTTGCGACGATCGGGGAGCGGGATGTGACGATCACCGTCGAGGAACTCGGCGGCGCGAACTACAAGGTGGCGATCGACGGGGTGGAGCACGTCGTGGACGCCCACCAGGTGGCCGGCCAGCTCTGGTCGGTCCTGTACGGGGGCGCGTCGTTCGTGGTGGACGTGACCCAACTGCCGACGGAGGAGTACGAGGTGCTCATCCACGGCGACTGCCACAAGTTCACCCTGATGAACGAGCAGCGGCGGGCGATGATCCGGGCCGGCGGCAAGGGCTCCGCCGGGAAGGCGATGCTCACCTCGCCGATGCCCGGGAAGGTGGTCAAGCTCCTGGTCAAGGAAGGGCAGGAGGTCGAGGCCGGCCAGGGAGTGATCGTCGTCGAGGCCATGAAGATGGAGAACGAGCTCAAGTCCGCCCTCGCGGGCAAGGTGAAGGAGATCTTCGTCCAGGAAGGCGAGGTCGTCGAGTCGGGGGCGAAGCTGCTCCTCGTGGAATAG